In Mustela lutreola isolate mMusLut2 chromosome 1, mMusLut2.pri, whole genome shotgun sequence, one genomic interval encodes:
- the BTG4 gene encoding protein BTG4 — MRDEIATAVFFVTRLVKKHDKLSKQQIRDFAEKLMTILFETYKSHWHSDFPSKGQAFRCIRINNTQNKDPILERACAESKVDFSHLGLPKEMTLWVDPFEVCCRYGEKNHPFTIASFKGRWEEWELSQQISCAVNRAALDYNSGLSSDEESCNKKPQIIPKVSNPKSIYQVENLKQPFQSWFHVSRKKNVVDGRLGLLGNTYPAFHKNPKSQRPAALPRVDRYHWVNMNR, encoded by the exons ATGAGGGATGAAATTGCAACAGCCGTTTTCTTTGTCACAAGATTGGTGAAAAAACACGACAAGCTGAGTAAACAGCAAATAAGAGACTTCGCAGAAAAGCTGATGACGATCTTATTTGAAACCTACAAAAGTCACTGGCACTCTGACTTCCCTTCCAAAGGGCAAGCCTTCAG gTGTATCAGGATAAATAATACACAGAATAAAGATCCCATTCTAGAAAGAGCTTGTGCTGAAAGTAAAGTGGACTTTTCTCACCTGGGACTTCCAAAGGAGATGACCCTATGGGTGGATCCCTTTGAAGTGTGCTGTAG GTATGGTGAGAAAAATcatccatttacaattgcttcTTTTAAAGGCAGGTGGGAGGAATGGGAGCTTTCCCAGCAGATCAGCTGCGCTGTTAATAGGGCCGCTTTGGACTACAACTCTGGCCTTTCCTCGGATGAAGAGAGTTGTAACAAAAAACCGCAGATCATTCCTAAAGTGAGCAATCCAAAGAGCATTTACCAG gttgAAAACTTGAAACAACCCTTTCAATCTTGGTTCCATGTCTCCCGCAAAAAGAATGTGGTGGATGGCCGCCTGGGCCTCCTGGGGAACACTTACCCTGCATTTCATAAAAAtcccaagagtcagaggcctgCTGCTCTCCCCCGGGTGGACAGGTACCACTGGGTCAACATGAACCGATAA